CACGGGGCAAATCTTTTGAATGTGTTCGAGAAAACGATCTTGATTCTCACGAGGAGAATCGCTTTCCACTTCGATCGAATAACGAATCTCTTGAAAGCCCGTCCAAAAACATACTCCACCGGATTGGCTGCTTCGTCTTTTCCCCAATGACTTTCGGGCTCGTCCACGGTCCAACGAAAGCCTCGGTCGGGATTCTAAAAGAATCTTCACTCCTTCCCCAGACCACTTCGCATCACTGTAAAACAGTTCTTTTGCCATTTTCAATTTCTCCTTCTCCTTGGGTTAGTAAACAATTTGGGGAGAATCAAGAGCTATGTTTTATATAGCAGAATATTGTCTTATATATTGGATGCGATCTTTCTCAAGAAGCGGAATCTGTTCGAAAAAGAAGGAGTTCCTACTTTTTAAGAATTCAAAGAAGAATCTTGTTCTTCCCTAGGAAGGGCTCTCATTGTGAGAGTTCCCGCAAAGGTTTGCTTGCAAGAGGGACTCGCCCTCTACGTAGTTTGCCATCCGAGGCAAACTCCACTCCGAGGCGTCTCATTCAGGCCTCAGCACATCCTGTGCTTCGGACGCATTTGTTACGCTCCCTAGGGTCGCTTCAAATGCTATCCTGAACTCGCGTTCGAGTCCGGGATTTCATGGATTCAGTTGTTTTAGATTTAAAAAAGAAGTGCTTGCGAGTAGAGGGACTCGCCCTCTACGTAGTTTGCCATCCAGGCAAACTCCACTCCGAGGCGTCTCATTCAGGCCTCAAGCACATCCTGTGCTTCGGACGCATTTGTTACGCTCCCTATGGGTCGCTTCAAATGCTATCCTGAACTCGCGTTCGAGTCCGGGATTTTATTGATTCGGTTGTTTTGGATTTAAAAAAGAAGTGCTTGCGAGTAGAGGGACTCGAACCCCCACACATTACTGCACCAGAACCTAAATCTGGCGTGTCTACCAATTCCACCATACTCGCGGTGAGATTTCCAATTTTTGTGAGTTTCGATCGGAGTCAAGCTGAAAGAAACAATTCTTCCGAACTCATTCTTTGGAATGGAGATCGGAACCGGAGTGGAAAAGAAATTTTAGAACTTCCAAGGGCTCAGATCTTCTCATTCGAAAGCGATTTTAGAATCGGGCAATGAGGCCTATGATCTCCGTGACAATGCGCCGCTAAATCCTTCAGAGTATCCGCCATTTCCTGCATCTCGGTAATCTTTGTTTCCAGAGTTTTTAAATGAGAAAGAGCCAAAACCTTAACATCCGAACTTGCTCTACTCTGATTTCTCCAAAGACCGACTAACTTCTTGATCTCTTTAAGAGCAAAACCCATACTTCGAGCCCTCTTTACAAACTGGAGGATGTGAACGTCATCGGAAGAATACATTCTATAACCGGATTCTCCTCTTCTTGCTTTCGGAATCAGACCGATTGTTTCATAGTGTCGAATTTGTTTGGCCGTAACTCCGGATTGTATGGAAACTTCCCCGATATTCATAGCTGACTTCTTATGATTTATTTCTTAGACCTTTTCTTTTATCCAAGGAAGAATAAGATCGCTCAAAGGAATGGATCGGCAAGCCAAAATAAAACCTTCCTCTTTCTCTTCTTCGG
This is a stretch of genomic DNA from Leptospira tipperaryensis. It encodes these proteins:
- a CDS encoding OsmC family protein — encoded protein: MAKELFYSDAKWSGEGVKILLESRPRLSLDRGRARKSLGKRRSSQSGGVCFWTGFQEIRYSIEVESDSPRENQDRFLEHIQKICPVKDTLRGVAVLSLEGASAL
- the cueR gene encoding Cu(I)-responsive transcriptional regulator — its product is MNIGEVSIQSGVTAKQIRHYETIGLIPKARRGESGYRMYSSDDVHILQFVKRARSMGFALKEIKKLVGLWRNQSRASSDVKVLALSHLKTLETKITEMQEMADTLKDLAAHCHGDHRPHCPILKSLSNEKI